CATCAACCATCAACCATCAACCATCAACCATCAACCATCAACCATCAACCATCAACCATCAACCATCAACCATCAACCATCAACCATCAACCATCAACCATCAACCATCAACCATCAACCATCAAATCCCGTCTATCTCCTCACGTAGGCTTTTTAAAGCCAAATGCATTCTTTTTTCTATGGCCTTTACACTCACGCCTTCTATTTCTGCGATTTCTGCATATTTCTTTCCATCTATTCTATTGAGTAAAAATGTAGTTCTTTGGTTCTCGGGTAAATTGTTCAATGCCCTATCCAATTTCGCCTTGTATTCTTTTTCTTCCAATAAAAAATCAGGAGATTCATTGGAGTGCTCAAGAGTTGGTTCTGCGTACTTCAATCGTACCTTTTCCGCCTTTATGACGTTTAAATAGGTGTTGTTTGCGACGGTGTACAGATACGACTTTGCTTTTTCAGGCAGTACTTTTGCACAATTCTCCCATAGCTTTACAAAAGCGTCTTGTACT
The nucleotide sequence above comes from Flagellimonas sp. HMM57. Encoded proteins:
- a CDS encoding RNA polymerase sigma factor — encoded protein: MKNVCEERLFSSIFKTNSKTIFNYIYYKFGNEEKAHDAVQDAFVKLWENCAKVLPEKAKSYLYTVANNTYLNVIKAEKVRLKYAEPTLEHSNESPDFLLEEKEYKAKLDRALNNLPENQRTTFLLNRIDGKKYAEIAEIEGVSVKAIEKRMHLALKSLREEIDGI